In one Arcobacter lacus genomic region, the following are encoded:
- the rho gene encoding transcription termination factor Rho: MEESKEETKVKNVKKTRTHIPVEGYKIEQLRELPLEVLIDIANELEVENPQELKRQDLMFMILKSQIDAGGFILFTGILEIKEGGFGFLRAIDGNFSDTSNDSYVSATQIRKFALRTGDIVSGQVRPPNKESEKYNALLKIEAINYLPVKESKNRPLFDNLTPLYSTTRFNFEYDSQKMTGRMLDLFAPMGKGQRGLIVAPPKTGKTELLKELAHAISKNHPEVTLMVLLIDERPEEVTDMQRSVKGEVYSSTFDLPAQNHVRVAEIVIEKAKRLVEMKKDVVILLDSITRLARAYNTVTPSSGKVLSGGVDANALHKPKRFFGAARNIEEGGSLTIISTALIETGSKMDEVIFEEFKGTGNSEVVLSRNAANKRVYPALDIIKSGTRKEELLLTPDILQKTWILRNAISQMDEVEALKFLYSKMQKTKDNEEFFASMNE; the protein is encoded by the coding sequence ATGGAAGAGTCTAAAGAAGAAACAAAAGTAAAAAATGTAAAAAAAACAAGAACACATATTCCTGTTGAAGGCTATAAAATAGAACAACTAAGAGAATTACCGTTAGAAGTTCTTATTGACATAGCAAATGAATTAGAAGTTGAGAATCCTCAAGAATTAAAACGACAAGATTTAATGTTTATGATATTAAAATCTCAAATTGATGCTGGTGGATTTATTTTATTTACTGGTATTTTAGAAATTAAAGAAGGTGGATTTGGATTTTTAAGAGCAATAGATGGAAACTTCTCTGATACATCAAATGACTCTTATGTAAGTGCAACACAAATTAGAAAATTTGCATTAAGAACAGGAGATATTGTCTCAGGCCAAGTTAGACCACCCAATAAAGAGAGTGAAAAATATAATGCTTTACTCAAAATTGAAGCAATAAATTATCTTCCCGTAAAAGAATCAAAAAACAGACCTCTATTTGACAACTTAACTCCTCTTTATTCTACAACAAGATTTAACTTTGAATATGACTCACAAAAAATGACAGGTAGAATGCTTGATCTTTTTGCACCAATGGGAAAAGGACAAAGAGGACTTATAGTTGCACCTCCAAAAACTGGTAAAACAGAACTTTTAAAAGAATTAGCACATGCAATAAGTAAAAATCATCCAGAAGTTACTCTTATGGTACTTTTAATTGATGAAAGACCTGAAGAAGTTACAGATATGCAAAGAAGCGTAAAAGGTGAAGTTTATAGTTCTACTTTTGATTTACCTGCACAAAATCACGTAAGAGTTGCTGAGATAGTTATTGAAAAAGCAAAAAGACTTGTTGAAATGAAAAAAGATGTTGTAATTTTACTTGACTCTATCACAAGATTAGCAAGAGCTTATAATACTGTAACACCATCTTCAGGAAAAGTTCTTTCAGGTGGAGTTGATGCCAATGCTTTACACAAACCAAAAAGATTTTTTGGAGCAGCTAGAAATATTGAAGAAGGTGGTAGTTTAACTATTATTTCAACTGCTTTAATTGAAACTGGTTCAAAAATGGATGAAGTTATTTTTGAAGAGTTCAAAGGAACAGGAAATAGTGAAGTAGTTTTAAGTAGGAATGCTGCAAATAAAAGAGTTTATCCTGCTCTTGATATTATTAAATCAGGTACTAGAAAAGAAGAATTATTACTTACTCCTGATATTTTACAAAAAACTTGGATTTTAAGAAATGCAATTTCACAAATGGATGAAGTTGAAGCACTTAAATTCTTATATTCAAAAATGCAAAAAACAAAAGATAATGAAGAGTTTTTTGCTTCAATGAACGAATAA
- the gdhA gene encoding NADP-specific glutamate dehydrogenase, with protein sequence MTYIDELLDYLKRTSPGQEEFHQATEEVLHSLEPLFEKYPIYKENKILDRLVEPERQILFRVAWVDDSGEIQVNKGYRIEFSSTLGPYKGGLRFHPSVNTGIIKFLGFEQIFKNALTGLQIGGGKGGSDFDPKGKSDREIMKFCQAFMSELYRHIGATTDVPAGDIGVGGREIGYMFGMYKKLTNRYDGTFTGKSLKWGGSLARTEATGYGCVYFAKNMLEAKGETLKDKRCVVSGSGNVAIYTIEKLYHMGALPIACSDSAGMILDEEGIDLNLLKDLKENQRARLSEYVKYRKNAKYTPVTEYPKGRNAIWSIPCYAAFPSATQNELNLEDAKELLKNGCKCVSEGANMPSTNEAVDYFVEQKIAYGPGKAANAGGVATSQLEMAQNASMVSWTFEEVDAKLEQIMRNIFESVSTTAAEFGQPTNFVLGANIAGFRRVADAMIEQGIV encoded by the coding sequence ATGACATACATAGACGAACTTTTAGATTATTTAAAAAGAACAAGTCCTGGACAAGAGGAATTTCATCAAGCAACAGAAGAAGTTTTACACTCACTTGAACCACTATTTGAAAAATATCCAATTTATAAAGAAAATAAAATTTTAGATAGATTAGTTGAACCAGAAAGACAAATCTTATTTAGAGTAGCATGGGTTGATGATAGTGGAGAGATTCAAGTTAATAAAGGTTATAGAATAGAATTTAGTTCTACTTTAGGACCATACAAAGGTGGATTAAGATTTCATCCAAGTGTAAATACTGGAATTATCAAATTCTTAGGATTTGAACAAATCTTTAAAAATGCACTAACAGGTCTTCAAATTGGTGGAGGAAAAGGTGGAAGTGACTTCGACCCTAAAGGAAAAAGTGATAGAGAAATCATGAAATTCTGTCAAGCATTTATGAGTGAATTATATAGACATATTGGTGCGACAACAGATGTTCCAGCAGGAGATATTGGAGTTGGAGGAAGAGAAATTGGTTATATGTTTGGAATGTATAAAAAACTTACAAATAGATATGATGGAACTTTTACTGGAAAATCTTTAAAATGGGGTGGTTCATTAGCTAGAACAGAAGCAACAGGTTATGGTTGTGTATATTTTGCTAAAAATATGCTTGAGGCAAAAGGTGAAACATTAAAAGATAAAAGATGTGTAGTTTCTGGTTCTGGAAACGTTGCTATTTATACTATTGAAAAATTATATCATATGGGTGCATTACCAATTGCTTGTAGTGATTCTGCTGGTATGATTTTAGATGAAGAAGGTATCGATTTAAATTTATTAAAAGATTTAAAAGAAAATCAAAGAGCAAGATTATCTGAATATGTGAAATATAGAAAAAATGCTAAGTATACTCCTGTTACAGAATATCCAAAAGGTAGAAATGCGATTTGGTCTATTCCTTGTTATGCTGCATTCCCTAGTGCAACACAAAATGAATTAAACCTTGAAGATGCAAAAGAATTATTAAAAAATGGTTGTAAATGTGTGAGTGAAGGTGCAAATATGCCTTCAACAAATGAAGCCGTTGATTATTTTGTAGAACAAAAAATTGCTTATGGACCAGGAAAAGCTGCAAATGCTGGTGGAGTAGCAACTAGTCAACTTGAAATGGCTCAAAATGCTTCTATGGTTTCTTGGACTTTTGAAGAAGTTGATGCAAAACTTGAACAAATTATGAGAAATATTTTTGAATCAGTTAGCACAACAGCAGCAGAGTTTGGACAACCAACAAACTTTGTATTAGGAGCAAATATCGCTGGATTTAGAAGAGTAGCAGATGCTATGATTGAACAAGGTATTGTGTGA